The following nucleotide sequence is from uncultured Flavobacterium sp..
ATGCATGGTGTTTCGGCTCCAATGTATTATGTGGCCTTAATGACTTTTATTTTGATTTTCTCATCTGTAACAATGGTTTTGGCTGTTGATGCTGGTCATCAATTGAAAAAAACAAAAGTTGCAATCTATATGTTCTTAACTATTATTGGAGGTTTAATTTTCGTTGGTTCTCAAGCTTGGGAATGGAAAAACTTCATTAAAGGTGAATATGGAGCAGTTGAAACAGCAGGTGGAAGTTTGTTGCAATTTGTTGACAAAGATGGTAAAAGAGTTGCTCTTGAAGAGTTTGTTGTAAAATTACCGGCGCAACCAGAAGAGCTTACAAGAGCTAAAGGGAAATGGTTTATGGAAAGTGCTGAGACAGTACCAACATATTCTGTTGCTGAAGTTCAGGCAGGTTTTAAAGCACATCCTGAATTATTAATAAGAACGGAAAAGCTTACTGAGAAAAAGAAGAAAACAGTATTGACAAGAGCAGAATCTGAGTCTCGTTTAAGTACTGCAAAATATGTTGTAGAAGGAGCTAACTTAACTAGAAACGAATACGGAAGTAAATTATTTGCTGATTTCTTCTTCTTCATTACAGGATTCCACGGATTCCACGTATTTTCTGGAGTTATCATTAACATCATTATTTTCTTTAATGTACTGTTAGGAACTTACGAAAAAAGAAGAAGCTACGAAATGGTAGAGAAAGTTGGTTTATACTGGCACTTTGTCGATTTAGTTTGGGTATTTGTATTTACAGTTTTCTACTTAGTTTAATTTTTAAGATTTATCATTATGTCACACGATCACGCATACGTATCAAATACAAAAAGAATCTGGTTTGTTTTTGCCTTATTGTCAGTTGTAACAACAGTTGAAGTTTTCCTTGGTATCTATAAACCCGGTGTTTTAGAACTTAATCATTTTGTAGGTTTGAATTTATTGAACTGGGTATTTTATATTCTTACAATATTCAAAGCATATTATATAGTATGGGCATTTATGCACATGGAAGGTGAAAAAAGCAGTCTTAGGTGGGCGGTTGTATCACCAGTTATTTTCCTAGTTTTATATTTATTGTTTATTCTTTTGACAGAAGGACATTATATTTATGGGGTTTTTAAAGATTCTACTATTAAATGGAATTTTTAACATGATATTAATTCGAAAAGAGGCTCCGTTTAACGGAGCTTTTTTTATTTTTGTACCTCAATAACTTTTGTTAATACAATGAAAAAAAATATAGTTCTCTTTGTACTTTTTGTTTTGCCAATTGTAGCCTATTTGTTTTTTGCTTCAGGTGTAAATAGCTTTACTAAACTTCCCACAATAACTCCTAAGATTGCCGATTTTGGTAATTGGAAATCTCTTAAAGGAGAAAAAGTAACTTTAAATAATAAAATTACTATTCTAGGTTTTTCAGGTTCTGAAATTTTAAAAAACAGAGGAAATTTTTTCAACTTAAACGAAAAAATTTATCAGCGTTATAATGGATTCAAAGATCTGCAATTTGTTGTAGTTTGTCCGTTGGGCACAGAAAAGGATGCTGAAAAAATTGTAGAATCATTAGGAGCTTTTACAGATGTGTCTGGTTGGCATTTTGTTTTTACTTCGCCTGACGAAATAAAAGCATTTTATGATCAACTTCATTTAAAAGGTAAATTAGACTCGAATCTTGGAACCTCAAATGTTTATATCGTAGATAAAGAACGAAATTTAAGAGGAAGAAAAGACAAAGAAGAATACAAGGAAGGTTATAATACCTTTCATCCTTCTGAGTTGAGCAATGAAATGTTAGACGATTTCAAAATCATTTTGTATGAATATCGTGCAGCTCTTAAAAAGAATCACAACGCAACAAAAGAACTTTAATCTTTTATATTATGTTTAAAAATAAATCATATATCGGAATTTCGTTTATCATTTTAATCTTTGGGATTTATGCTGTGCCGAAAATCGTGGACAGAATAAAAAATGGCGAAGTGGTAAAAGGGAATCGTTTGGATAATGTAGGTTTGAAGACTTCAAAATCTGATGCTAAATTATTAACAATTGGTCCGGCTCCTAAGTTTGAATTAACAAACCAGAATAATGCTAAAATTTCAAATGAAACCTACAAAGGAAAAGTTTATGTTTTAGAATTTTTCTTTACTACATGTCCATCAATTTGTCCGAAGATGAATTTAAGCATGTTAGAAATTGAGAAAACTTTTTTTGGTAATCCTAATTTCGGAATTGTTTCTATAACTATTGATCCGGGTCATGATACGCCTCAGGTCTTAAAAGATCATGCTAAGCTTTTAGGAGCAAAATCTTCAAACTGGAATTTCCTTACGGGAGATAAAGCAACGATTATGAATTTGTCAAACAAAGGATTTAACTTGTATGCTGGCGAAAATGAGAAAGTAAATGGTGGTTTCGAGCACTCAGGTTTGTTTGCTTTAATTGATAAAGACGGAAATATTCGTTGTAGAAAAGATGATTTTGGAAATCCAATTTTATACTACGATGGACTTGATAAAAAAGGAGTAAGAGAGATTCAGGAAGATATTAAGATTTTATTAGAAGAATAAAAATGGAAGATAATTCATTAGAAAAAAAGTTTAGTAAGTTTATTGTTGCGGTTTCGATTGTAATTCCGGTTGTGGTTGGAATTTTATTCGGAATTAAATTAAAAGATTTCGGAATTGCTGTTGAGCCACTTTCGTTTTTACCGCCAATTTATGCTACAACAAATGGTGTTACAGCAATAGTTTTGGTTTGGGCTGTAATTGCTATTAAAAATGGAAAACGTGAGTTGCACGAGCGCTTAATGACTTTTGCTATTGGTTTGTCAGTAGCTTTTTTAGTAATGTATGTTGCTTATCATATGACGGCTGATTCAACTAAATTTGGAGATTTAAATCATGATGGAATTCTTGATTTGACAGAAACGGTTAAAATTGGTGCATTACGTTATGTGTATTTCTTTATTTTAATAACCCATATTTTATTGTCTATTGTGATTATTCCGTTAGTATTAATTACTTACGTGAGAGCTCTTGCAAAACGATTTGACAGACATAAAAAAATAGCTAAAATAACTTTCCCGCTTTGGTTATACGTTGCGGTAACGGGTGTTGTAGTTTACTTAATGATTGCTCCTTATTATGCGCACTAATAAAAAAAATATGTTTCAAGTTTCAAGTTTCAAGTTCCAAACTGTTTTTTTTGGAATTTGTTTTTTCCTGATTGGAATTTCTTCTAATGCACAATGTGCTATGTGTCGTGCAGCGCTTGCAGGTGATTCAAATGTAAAAAAAGCCGAGGCTGTAAATAACGGAATCGTTTATTTGATGGTAATTCCGTATTTATTGGTTGCTATAATTGGTGTTCTGATTTATAGAATGTACCAATCTAAAAAGAAAAAGGCAGAATAATTATTCTGCCTTTTTCTTTTTAGTCAATCTGTCTTATTTCAATCCGTCAACAGAGACATTTACCGTTCCGTTTATTTTTATAAAAGCAATTATAGCTTGATTTGTCAATTGAATTTTATCAAACTGAATGTCTTCCATTTTTCCATTTACAAAAACACCAGGCATCGGAGAGTAGTTTTTAAGATAGGCAGCAATGTTCTTTTTACCATCTTCGAGATTTGGCTGTATGGAATAACGGCAGCTTTCTTCCATTTTCCTTAAGATGTAACCTTGACCCAACCAGCTTGCAGTTCTCATAAGTCTGCTTTTTGTGTCTAAAACATAATCGAGTTTCTCGAAATATATTTCTTTACTCTTAGGATTGTACTGTGGAAATCCGTTTAAATAAAGGGTTCCGTTTACAGATCCTAAAACATCAAGTGCAATTACCATTTTTCCGTCTTTGTGCCAAATTGCAACATTTTTAACGGTCACTTTTTTACTTCCAGAGCCAAATTCCTGACCGGCAAAGTTGTTGGTCATGATTTTTGAAGCATCAATATAAGTTGAAATTGCAGCGATATTGGCAGAAATTTGATTCGGGATTTTTGCTACAGGTTTCAATGTGATTTTACTTGCGCTAAATTTTGATTCGGGTTTTTTGCCAACAATCGTTTCCATGTTGCATTTCATTCCCATATCTAACAAAAACAAATCATTTTTAAGTTTTGCATTTGTCGAATAAATTTCGATAGGAACAATTCTTAACCAACTTTCGTAAGTATCACTCATCTGAAAAGGTGTACATACTTTTTCTAAAGCAGATAAAACATTCGGTTTGAAATCCATAGATTTTTCGATAGCTTCATCTATTTTCTTTTCGATTTTTGATTTAAAGATTGAAACGGCTGGATTGATTAAATAGGTTATTGGCATACTTTTTCCAAAAACCTGCATCGTCGGACTTTCGTTCCAGTCAAGAGATTTGAATTCGGTTTTAGTATTTAGTTTCCAATTCGTCAAGGCCACTTCACTTGATAAAGTGATTATTCCGTTTAAGTTAAATTCACGAACGTCGTAAAGTTCAACTCCCAGTTTTTTGGTTCCAATTCTGTACTTGATTGTTGCTTTTAGCGGTAGAATTGTTTTTATTTTTTTATCTGGATTTGTAGGATCATTTTGGACTTTTATTG
It contains:
- a CDS encoding cytochrome c oxidase subunit 3 encodes the protein MEATVTTANNNEKTWGGGNEPLGASYGKMMMWFFIVSDALTFSGFLAAYGFSRFKFIETWPLADEVFTHFPFMHGVSAPMYYVALMTFILIFSSVTMVLAVDAGHQLKKTKVAIYMFLTIIGGLIFVGSQAWEWKNFIKGEYGAVETAGGSLLQFVDKDGKRVALEEFVVKLPAQPEELTRAKGKWFMESAETVPTYSVAEVQAGFKAHPELLIRTEKLTEKKKKTVLTRAESESRLSTAKYVVEGANLTRNEYGSKLFADFFFFITGFHGFHVFSGVIINIIIFFNVLLGTYEKRRSYEMVEKVGLYWHFVDLVWVFVFTVFYLV
- a CDS encoding cytochrome C oxidase subunit IV family protein produces the protein MSHDHAYVSNTKRIWFVFALLSVVTTVEVFLGIYKPGVLELNHFVGLNLLNWVFYILTIFKAYYIVWAFMHMEGEKSSLRWAVVSPVIFLVLYLLFILLTEGHYIYGVFKDSTIKWNF
- a CDS encoding SCO family protein, with translation MFKNKSYIGISFIILIFGIYAVPKIVDRIKNGEVVKGNRLDNVGLKTSKSDAKLLTIGPAPKFELTNQNNAKISNETYKGKVYVLEFFFTTCPSICPKMNLSMLEIEKTFFGNPNFGIVSITIDPGHDTPQVLKDHAKLLGAKSSNWNFLTGDKATIMNLSNKGFNLYAGENEKVNGGFEHSGLFALIDKDGNIRCRKDDFGNPILYYDGLDKKGVREIQEDIKILLEE
- a CDS encoding DUF420 domain-containing protein encodes the protein MEDNSLEKKFSKFIVAVSIVIPVVVGILFGIKLKDFGIAVEPLSFLPPIYATTNGVTAIVLVWAVIAIKNGKRELHERLMTFAIGLSVAFLVMYVAYHMTADSTKFGDLNHDGILDLTETVKIGALRYVYFFILITHILLSIVIIPLVLITYVRALAKRFDRHKKIAKITFPLWLYVAVTGVVVYLMIAPYYAH
- a CDS encoding DUF4403 family protein is translated as MKFFSILSLSTVLAVLVSCSTSQKLETLKPEPDDASPLVYDATPSFINLPITVKLNDIENQTNSLLNGLIYEDNNIEDDDIEMKIWKQAPIKVQNDPTNPDKKIKTILPLKATIKYRIGTKKLGVELYDVREFNLNGIITLSSEVALTNWKLNTKTEFKSLDWNESPTMQVFGKSMPITYLINPAVSIFKSKIEKKIDEAIEKSMDFKPNVLSALEKVCTPFQMSDTYESWLRIVPIEIYSTNAKLKNDLFLLDMGMKCNMETIVGKKPESKFSASKITLKPVAKIPNQISANIAAISTYIDASKIMTNNFAGQEFGSGSKKVTVKNVAIWHKDGKMVIALDVLGSVNGTLYLNGFPQYNPKSKEIYFEKLDYVLDTKSRLMRTASWLGQGYILRKMEESCRYSIQPNLEDGKKNIAAYLKNYSPMPGVFVNGKMEDIQFDKIQLTNQAIIAFIKINGTVNVSVDGLK